The genomic DNA TATTTCTAGAAATCAATTGTGGATCTGAGAATGATTTAACTTCTCTATTTTCATCAAAATAAGTGGGCGTAAATCTACCTTTATTTAAAATAATCTTATCCTCTGGTAATATGCTTTTTAGTTTTTGGATAAAATCCCCAACAGCAACTTTCCAAACCTCAAAATACTCATCATTATTTGTATGATCTATTATTTTACTATTCTCTAATTTTTTTATATATTTGCTATCCTCTAATATATAACTACAACTAATATATCTATCTCCATCAATTTTTAATATAGATTTAGATGCATCCGAATAAAGATCCAAAATTAAATATTCGGCCCCTGATTCTTTTAACTTATTAAAGAAACTTTTATCAAAGTCAACTTCAACAAATTTTCTATCACTTTCTTTAAGGCTCTCTAATTCTTTAATATCTAATGAAACTGGTTTTGAGACAAGACTAATTAATGAAGAATGAAATTGTGTATAAACGCATTCATATATTTTTTTATAATCTGGATTAAAATATTGACTTGAATTAAATGCATTTCGACTAAAGCAGGTTCCCAATACAGCTACTCTGATGGCACATCTATTCTTCCCATCTATAGTATATAAAGAGAGCTGAGAAGATCCATTTATAAATAATTTCCCCTCCATATTTTTATCTTTATAGCGTATATTAAAATATGAAAACTTCTTCTTATATTGTTTGGAAATATTCAGTTGCAAATCACTTTTATTATTACCTGACTTTAATCTTATAAAAAAGTCCCATACTTCTTTATCTCTTAAAATATGTTTATGAGATAAACTTTTTTTATTAATTCGAGCTATATATCTATCTCCACTTTCTTCTACATCATATATAAATTCCTCATAATATTCATATCCATTTCCCGTTTTCTCTCTTCTCTTAATAACCAAATTTAAATCATCTATTTTTTGATCATTAAAAATTTCTAGTCCTATATCAATTTTTACAGATTCATTATCCTCTATAATATCTATAGCTCGAACTTTATGAAGCATATTTGATTGATAAATAGCTAATCGATTATCCCCTGTAACATAAGGTTTTATATAGAAAAGATCATTTGTCTTAAGTTGCGTATATCTAAATGCTTGTTTTTTTACTACACTATCAATTTCTAGAGGTAAATTATAGCATTCATTTCCGTCCTTACTACATATATTCACAAAAACATCCCAACATGTTTCTTTATCTTGGTTAATATATGGAATCTCCCCTGCTATATCCATTGTTATATCCATAGATTCCTTTATTATCGGTATGTATGTAGTACTTATACTCGTACCATGAAAAGCCATGTCAACTTGATTTCTTCTTTTAAAAATAAGCTTTATTTTTTTTCCCTTTAGATATTTATTATCCTTTCCAGTTAACAAAATATTTAATAAAAGCTTACCATTCAAATACTCCATTTTTTTAACAAATGGTGCTAATTCTAGTCCTCTTGTATAAAATGCTAAAACTCCATCTTTCGCTATATATGGAATTAACTTAAAAATACTATTTTCACCATAAGAATATTCAAACTGTTCCTCAATGTTTTCTCTAACCTTAACCACATATTCATTCTCCCCAGAAATCATATATATTAACCATACAGCATCATTGTTTAATCCTTGCTTTTCTAAAATAGATCTCAAATTAATATCAATTTGAAATTTTTTCCCTTGTAGTACTTCCCCTAGTTTCACTTCCAAAGGGAACTCAAAATCACGATGATTATTTTTCTTACGTAAAATTAGCCTCCCGCTCCCGGCAGTAGAAGTTCCTATAATCTTCATATCCCCATTTTTAAGGTTATATCCTAACTTCTCTATCCTAACATCCATTTATAAACCTCACTCTTTCTCATTAATTATTAGTACACATTTTATAAATAATAAAAATTGCCACTATTTATTTTCAAGCTGTATGCAAGAGCCTTTAAAGGTCTATTGATTTCTAAAATGAGATTTACCTAAACACTCTAGGTAAATCTCAAAATTATTTTCCTTATTCTTTTGACATAATTGTTAACGTTTGAATCTCTTGATGGGTTTTATCAGAGCGTGCTATAACATAAAAACGTTTTGTTTCAAATAAATAATTTTTTTCAAAATCATTATTTATACTTTCCTTGCCCAGAATTTCTTGTAACTTACTGCTAGACATTGAGATATCCTGAAAGCTCATTTCTACTACCTTAGACCCTGAAATAACAAACTTGACTTTTCCATCCCTGTACTCTGTTTTACCTACTATCGTTTTTGATGAAGTTAGGTTATTAGGATATAAGGCTTCAAGCTCACTTAAACTTTTCCCAACATATGTATTCACTGATTTTACAGATAATCCATACACACGATTTAATAATGTTATTATATTATCTAATTTAGTATCTTCTATCATCTTGTCATTGGATAAAAATGGTTTAACATATTCTCCATTTATCCAACCCTTTTCCCCATTTGGCAAAACTATTTGTATCCATCCATTATTAGTTTCATGATTATTCGGTACTTTATATATTTCCCCAAATTGAGTCAATGCTAAACGTTCGCTACTCATACTTGGCTCTTTTCGGATACTAATATCATTACTATTCACCATATATTTTTTATCAATTGGAAGCTCTGCTTTAACCTTTTTCTCTTTAGTAGCACTTTCACTTTGAACGAAACCTTCCTTATTTTTAGTTCCACTCATTATTGAAAGAGTTCCTTTGTAATTTAAACCCGTTACTATTGCAGATGCTAAAATGATAAATATGGTTCCAAATAATATAATACCTTTCTTTTTTGATTTTGACTTCCGTATTTCGCCTCTAGGGGGCACCACTGGATGTTCCTGCAATAAACCATGTTGAAATTGTATTGCTTGTTCTTCGCGTAACTTGTTTTTTTCTTCAACACTCATTTGGTTATAATTTTTTAAAAAATTATTATAGTAATCTATTACCTCATTTACATTACCATAGTCTTTTATTTTCCCATAATGTAACCAAATTGCTTTAGTACAAAAATTCTTTACTTGTGTAAGAGAATGACTAATGAAAAATATCGTCTTTCCCTGATCCTTAAATTCATTCATTTTATCTAAACATTTTTTAGTAAAAGTTTGATCTCCAACAGATAAAGCCTCATCTATTACCAAAATATCGGGATTAATATGGACTGAAATCGCAAATCCAATTCTTGACTTCATCCCACTTGAATAAGTCTTCACTGGTTGATATATAAATTTTCCTATATCAGCAAACTCAATAACTTTTGGTGTAATCTCTTTAATTTGTTCTTTCGTAAGCCCCATCATTAAGGCTTTTAACTCAATATTTTCAATTCCGGTTAATTGGTTATTTAAACCAGAAGAAATTGCAATCAAGGATGCAGAACCATTAATTGTAACTTTCCCCTTATTTGGAATAGTAACACCCGCAATTAAATTTGATAATGTACTCTTCCCTGAACCATTTAAGCCAACAATTCCAACTATTTCTCCTTCTGGCACTTCAAAACTAACATTATTTAAAGCATAATGATAATCACCATTATCATTTCTAAAAAATAAATCCTTTAGTTTATCTGAAGATTTACTATACATTTTATACTTTTTTGTAACATGTTCAAACTTCACTTTATAACTCATTGGATTATTCACCTTTTATAAGTAATCAACAAATTGCTTGCGGAATCTAATGTGGAACATTGCCCCAATCACAAACAAAATAATTGTTACTCCCCAAAAATATAATGTATACAATGAACCTATAAAATTAATACTTCCGTGTAATAATGAAGATCTGTATCCCTCAACTACATAGTAAAACGGATTTATCTTCATTAAAAATGCAAATATACTATTCATATGCTCACTCGGTTTCCACAAAACTGGTGTCAAATAAAATAACATTCTTGTAATCGATTGAATAAATAAATGTACATCTCTTGAGATTGTAGAGATAGTAGAGGTAATAAAAGCTAAAGCAATTAAAAAACTGAATGTAGAAAGTATACAATAAATCAATCCAACAATACTAAGAATACTTATACCTTTAATACATATAACAATAAGTATTAAAACTGCTAGTAACACTAAATGCGTATATAATTGCGATAAAATAATATAAGTAGGTATTACACTCAACGGGAAATTCATTTTAGAAACTGTATTTAGTTTGGCATAAATAGAATTTGATCCTTGAATAATTGAGCCATTTATAAAAAACCATGGAATAATACCACAGATCATCCAAACGA from Bacillus basilensis includes the following:
- a CDS encoding ABC transporter permease, which encodes MKAIKSVIKEQLDNLYLMGRLSIYEIKQQYAASTLGIIWVFLNPLIQIFVYWLVFGLGIRGGAPVEGVPFFVWMICGIIPWFFINGSIIQGSNSIYAKLNTVSKMNFPLSVIPTYIILSQLYTHLVLLAVLILIVICIKGISILSIVGLIYCILSTFSFLIALAFITSTISTISRDVHLFIQSITRMLFYLTPVLWKPSEHMNSIFAFLMKINPFYYVVEGYRSSLLHGSINFIGSLYTLYFWGVTIILFVIGAMFHIRFRKQFVDYL
- the tagH gene encoding teichoic acids export ABC transporter ATP-binding subunit TagH, translated to MSYKVKFEHVTKKYKMYSKSSDKLKDLFFRNDNGDYHYALNNVSFEVPEGEIVGIVGLNGSGKSTLSNLIAGVTIPNKGKVTINGSASLIAISSGLNNQLTGIENIELKALMMGLTKEQIKEITPKVIEFADIGKFIYQPVKTYSSGMKSRIGFAISVHINPDILVIDEALSVGDQTFTKKCLDKMNEFKDQGKTIFFISHSLTQVKNFCTKAIWLHYGKIKDYGNVNEVIDYYNNFLKNYNQMSVEEKNKLREEQAIQFQHGLLQEHPVVPPRGEIRKSKSKKKGIILFGTIFIILASAIVTGLNYKGTLSIMSGTKNKEGFVQSESATKEKKVKAELPIDKKYMVNSNDISIRKEPSMSSERLALTQFGEIYKVPNNHETNNGWIQIVLPNGEKGWINGEYVKPFLSNDKMIEDTKLDNIITLLNRVYGLSVKSVNTYVGKSLSELEALYPNNLTSSKTIVGKTEYRDGKVKFVISGSKVVEMSFQDISMSSSKLQEILGKESINNDFEKNYLFETKRFYVIARSDKTHQEIQTLTIMSKE
- a CDS encoding DUF6270 domain-containing protein → MDVRIEKLGYNLKNGDMKIIGTSTAGSGRLILRKKNNHRDFEFPLEVKLGEVLQGKKFQIDINLRSILEKQGLNNDAVWLIYMISGENEYVVKVRENIEEQFEYSYGENSIFKLIPYIAKDGVLAFYTRGLELAPFVKKMEYLNGKLLLNILLTGKDNKYLKGKKIKLIFKRRNQVDMAFHGTSISTTYIPIIKESMDITMDIAGEIPYINQDKETCWDVFVNICSKDGNECYNLPLEIDSVVKKQAFRYTQLKTNDLFYIKPYVTGDNRLAIYQSNMLHKVRAIDIIEDNESVKIDIGLEIFNDQKIDDLNLVIKRREKTGNGYEYYEEFIYDVEESGDRYIARINKKSLSHKHILRDKEVWDFFIRLKSGNNKSDLQLNISKQYKKKFSYFNIRYKDKNMEGKLFINGSSQLSLYTIDGKNRCAIRVAVLGTCFSRNAFNSSQYFNPDYKKIYECVYTQFHSSLISLVSKPVSLDIKELESLKESDRKFVEVDFDKSFFNKLKESGAEYLILDLYSDASKSILKIDGDRYISCSYILEDSKYIKKLENSKIIDHTNNDEYFEVWKVAVGDFIQKLKSILPEDKIILNKGRFTPTYFDENREVKSFSDPQLISRNNHFWDKLDNYVMHLIPKAKVIDLTDTSYIGDATYPFGKSFSHYESGYYKEFLNRLNSLVISDRLSRS